From Bombus vancouverensis nearcticus unplaced genomic scaffold, iyBomVanc1_principal scaffold0067, whole genome shotgun sequence, the proteins below share one genomic window:
- the LOC143304962 gene encoding venom serine protease Bi-VSP-like: MVNQLNLSICTYVLIVCCMIEYRIGAWPWIAALGFRNSRNPDKPLWKCGGSLISARHVLTAAHCAHMDGIENIHNHNIAILRLVEEVPFSRYVYPICTKEPLRKSNFVGYNPLVAGWGALRYRRPRRNALMEVQMPVIKNAECKIAYSKFPNAPDITDGIICAEHAQGGEDSCTADRCGPLLIQHELTSYLIGC; encoded by the exons atggtaaaccagctgaacttg agtatttgtacgtatgtacttatcgtctgctgtatgatcgaatatcgaatag gcgcttggccatggatcgctgcattaggttttcgtaattcccgaaacccagacaaaccactatggaagtgcggaggttccctgatatcggctaggcatgttttgaccgcagcacattgtgcacatatggatggaatagaaaacatacacaatcataatattgccattcttagattggtggaggaggtgccattttcga ggtacgtatatcccatttgtacgaaagagcccctacgaaagagcaacttcgtcggctataacccccttgttgctggatggggagcgttaagatata gacgaccacgacgtaatgcattaatggaagttcaaatgccagtgattaagaacgccgaatgcaaaatagcttattccaaatttcctaatgcacctgatatcactgatggtataatatgcgccgaacatgctcagggtggagaggattcttgtacg gctgaccgctgcggaccactgctgatacaacatgaattaacctcgtatttaatag gctgttaa